The Patescibacteria group bacterium genomic sequence TTTTCCAAAATATAGCTGTCTTTGGCTACTCCCGGTTCGCCTTCAGAAGCATTGCAAACTATATATTTTTTTGTTCCTTTGGCTTTCTTTACCATCTCCCATTTGTCTGCCGTGGGAAAACAAGCTCCGCCCCGGCCAACTAAACCCGCCCTCTTGATTTTATTTAATATATTCATAAAACAAAATCCTAAACTCTAAATCCTAAACAAATCCAAATATCAAAATTCAAATGTTCTAAACTAATATTTTGAATTTTGGTAATTTGAATTTTGAGATTGTTTAGGATTTCGGATTTAGTGCTTAGAATTTATTAAAAGTATTTAAAATTTTGTATAAATAATACCCTAGACTAACCGCTTTTTTGCTATATATTCACATAACTCAGCGAGCCGGCAAGAGTATCCCCACTCATTATCATACCAGGCCACCACCTTGACTAAATCTCCGCCAATAACTTTAGTGAGGGCTAAATCCACAATAGCGCTGGCCGGATTGCCGATAAAATCAGAAGAAACTAACGGCTCTTCAGTTATGGCCACGATATTTTTGTATTTAGCGCTCCGGGCAGCCCTTTTGAAAATCTGATTTACTTTTTTCTCTTCTACCTTCTTATTGGTTATAAAAACAATATCGCACAGGGAAACCACCGGTGTCGGCACCCTTAGGGCCAAGCCGTCAAATTTACCCGCCAAAGAGGGAATGGTTTTGGTTGTGGCGATAGCGGCGCCGGTCGTGGTCGGCACAATATTGGCGGCCGCCGCCCGGGCCCGGCGCAAATCCTTATGCGGCCCGTCCACGAGGTTTTGGTCAGCCGTATAAGAATGGATTGTGGTCATAATCGCTTTTTTGATGCCAAAATTCTGCCGGATAATGTCAACTACCGGCGCTAAACAATTTGTGGTGCAGGAAGCCATGGAAATGACCTTGTCGCCTTTGCCTATTTTATTTTCATTTACCCCGGGGACAATCGTTTTAACGCTATCCGACTTGGCCGGCGCGGAAATTATAACCTTTTTCGCTCCGGCTTTTACGTGCGC encodes the following:
- the gap gene encoding type I glyceraldehyde-3-phosphate dehydrogenase, encoding MGKSNGVNIAINGFGRIGRNTFKVLLEKKSGNKIVAINDLTDVGTLAHLLKYDTCYGKYKAGISFKGENLIVGGKKYKVLAEKEPAKLPWRESGVDIVLECTGRFTKKEEAMAHVKAGAKKVIISAPAKSDSVKTIVPGVNENKIGKGDKVISMASCTTNCLAPVVDIIRQNFGIKKAIMTTIHSYTADQNLVDGPHKDLRRARAAAANIVPTTTGAAIATTKTIPSLAGKFDGLALRVPTPVVSLCDIVFITNKKVEEKKVNQIFKRAARSAKYKNIVAITEEPLVSSDFIGNPASAIVDLALTKVIGGDLVKVVAWYDNEWGYSCRLAELCEYIAKKRLV